Below is a window of Heteronotia binoei isolate CCM8104 ecotype False Entrance Well chromosome 14, APGP_CSIRO_Hbin_v1, whole genome shotgun sequence DNA.
TGGAAGGTGCAGAGCTTTCCGCTCGCTGCATCGGTCTCTTGGCACCTTCAAAATGTTCCTCGCTGAGGCTTTGCTCAATGCTGccaccggaggaggaggaggtggtggcggtggcgGCAGCAGTAGCCGTGGTGGCGGCAGCAGTGGCGGTGGTGGCGGTACCGGAGGGGCCCTGGTCAGAGGCCTGGGCGGCCTCTTGGCAGGTGGCTCCGGTGGCAACAAAGGAGGGAACCTCGCCGGGTTCGTCGGAGGCCTCGTGAACATCATCAGCGAGGCGGCGGCCCAGTATACCCCCGAGCCGCCTCCGGAGGCCCGGAGCCATTTTGCCAACGTGGAGGCCAGCGAGAGCGAGGAGGTCCGCCAGTTCCGCCGCCTCTTCGCTCAGCTGGCCGGCGACGACATGGAGGTCTGCCCCACGGAGCTGCAGAACATCTTGAACAAGGTGGTGGCCAGGCACAAAGACCTGAAGAGCGAGGGGTTCAGCCTGGATACCTGCCGGAGCATGGTGGCCGTCATGGACAACGACACGACGGGCAAGCTGGGCTTCGAGCAGTTCAAGTACCTGTGGAACAACATCAAGAAATGGCAGGGCGTCTACAAGCAGTTCCGCTCGGACGCGACGGGGGCTATCGAGAGGCCTCGGCTGGTGGCCGCTTTCAAGGCCGCTGGGTTCCGCTTGCACGAGCAGCTGAACGCCTTGATCATGCGCCGGTACGCCGACGAAGAAGACGGCAGCATGGATTTCAACAGCTTCATCGGCTGCCTAGTGC
It encodes the following:
- the CAPNS2 gene encoding calpain small subunit 2 codes for the protein MFLAEALLNAATGGGGGGGGGGSSSRGGGSSGGGGGTGGALVRGLGGLLAGGSGGNKGGNLAGFVGGLVNIISEAAAQYTPEPPPEARSHFANVEASESEEVRQFRRLFAQLAGDDMEVCPTELQNILNKVVARHKDLKSEGFSLDTCRSMVAVMDNDTTGKLGFEQFKYLWNNIKKWQGVYKQFRSDATGAIERPRLVAAFKAAGFRLHEQLNALIMRRYADEEDGSMDFNSFIGCLVRLDGMFRAFKALDRRGDGKVRMNMEDWLQLTMYS